CGATGGCACCACCGGGAAAAGAACTCGCGCCGCAAGTTGTCGCTGCCTGTTTGGCGGGGGCTAGTGAAGCGTCGTCGTCGTTTGCTCGTTGCCTAGGGGCATCGATCACTCTCGCCCCGTCGGACTGTTTTGATTATCACGTCGGATCACCGCCGCAAGCCATGCAAGAGGCTGGACTTGCGCTCGTGCTGCATCTCGACGGCGGCGCTGCCGTGGTGCTCATTCCCGAGTCGACCGGCCTTTTGCCCGACTGGTATCTTAAGCCCGACGCCACCGGTGAAAGCAAGCTCGCCACGCTGGCCCAAGAGCTCGGCATGGTGCTGCTTCCCGAAGAGCAGATGCCGCTCGATTTTGCAGCGGGAGCGGTGGCTGACTTGGCCGGTGCAGTCGAGCGCGGCGGTGCCGGGGCCAATTCATCGTGTGTGCCGCTCGAAATCACCGGGGCCAAAGGGGGGAGCATCTTTTTGCTATGGCCCCTCTCCAGCCCCGCGCAGGTAATTCCCCCGAAGCCAGCCACTCCAGCACCACCCGCTGCGAAGCCTGCCGAGCCCAAAGCCGTGGAAACGAAAGCGGCTGAGAGCAAGGCCGCAGCTGTTGCAGCGCCTGTTCCACCACCCTCGTCAGCAGCCGATC
This window of the Pirellula staleyi DSM 6068 genome carries:
- a CDS encoding FliM/FliN family flagellar motor C-terminal domain-containing protein yields the protein MAPPGKELAPQVVAACLAGASEASSSFARCLGASITLAPSDCFDYHVGSPPQAMQEAGLALVLHLDGGAAVVLIPESTGLLPDWYLKPDATGESKLATLAQELGMVLLPEEQMPLDFAAGAVADLAGAVERGGAGANSSCVPLEITGAKGGSIFLLWPLSSPAQVIPPKPATPAPPAAKPAEPKAVETKAAESKAAAVAAPVPPPSSAADPGAGLRFASPPPSDNVEERIYKLPPYTRSILRIEVPVRVTLATTQLPLKRIVELGPGSIIQFEKPCDSELSLQVGEHEVAIGEAVKVGEKFGLRLTSMVMPPERFFAVRGKRVDPNKKP